A single window of Candidatus Zymogenus saltonus DNA harbors:
- a CDS encoding MBL fold metallo-hydrolase: MSVSLKEVDKVEITTLQDNYIDLVSRDNTAVVFRAMPLKDMEVKNSVLAEHGFSSLVTLTSGDSARSMIFDFGFSENGAAFNAEALSIDLSGVEAYALSHGHMDHFGGMVKLARLTGKKADLVLHPECFRKPRYIKVTEDFKVAFPSFTRDMPKEAGLNAVETKEPYQLLNDTLLFLGEIPRKTDFEKGMPNVYYEKDGVETPDDIIEDTAIVANLKGKGLVILSGCAHSGIVNTVNYAKEVTGVDKVHVIMGGFHLTGPDMAPAVAPTIKGLKGFNPDYVIPTHCTGRDSIMKIEAEMPDKFILNMSGTKLTFAA; this comes from the coding sequence ATGAGCGTTTCATTGAAGGAAGTGGACAAGGTGGAAATCACGACGCTTCAAGACAACTACATCGACCTTGTCAGCCGGGACAACACGGCGGTCGTGTTCAGGGCGATGCCTCTCAAGGATATGGAGGTCAAAAACTCGGTCCTTGCCGAGCACGGCTTCTCCTCCCTTGTGACCTTGACCTCGGGCGATTCCGCAAGGAGCATGATCTTCGACTTCGGCTTTTCGGAAAACGGCGCCGCATTCAACGCCGAGGCGTTGAGCATCGATCTAAGCGGCGTCGAGGCGTACGCCCTCTCCCACGGGCACATGGATCACTTCGGCGGGATGGTCAAGCTGGCAAGGCTGACCGGCAAAAAGGCGGACCTCGTCCTCCACCCGGAGTGCTTCAGGAAACCGAGGTACATAAAGGTCACGGAGGATTTCAAGGTGGCTTTTCCCTCATTCACGCGGGATATGCCGAAGGAGGCGGGACTCAACGCCGTGGAGACGAAAGAGCCGTATCAGCTCTTAAACGATACGCTCCTCTTTCTGGGCGAGATCCCGAGAAAGACCGACTTCGAGAAGGGAATGCCGAACGTCTACTACGAGAAGGACGGGGTGGAGACGCCCGACGACATCATCGAGGACACGGCGATCGTTGCAAACCTTAAAGGCAAGGGGCTTGTGATCCTCTCCGGCTGCGCCCATTCCGGGATCGTAAACACCGTCAACTACGCCAAGGAGGTAACGGGGGTAGACAAGGTCCACGTCATAATGGGGGGCTTTCACCTGACAGGCCCCGACATGGCTCCGGCCGTTGCGCCCACGATAAAGGGGCTCAAGGGTTTCAACCCGGATTACGTTATCCCCACGCACTGCACCGGCAGGGACTCGATCATGAAAATCGAGGCGGAGATGCCGGACAAGTTCATCCTGAATATGTCGGGGACTAAGCTGACGTTTGCGGCGTAG
- a CDS encoding flippase-like domain-containing protein — translation MKLDWKFYLGLIIGFTFLFFSLRGFDYVEFYDQLKRVNWFFIILSVFIYYLTYVSRVLRWRYLTLPIKEMSFRNLFSGIAIGFGANNMLPMRLGELIRAYALGKIEKVRAGSVLATVVIERVFDGMAVIALLVVIFFGADSSERFGENREILRTAGYSSLAFLVFMVGFLVLLERKTDRMGRLAGIFFRPLSRKLQERMERFVKSFAAGLDVLYRGGALLMIVFYTILTWLLITFFYYTIILSFPVEVEFAFSAAIAVVVFIAFASVIPAPPGYVGTFEVGGISALMIYGLAKSDAAGVVLVMHALNIFPAIIMGLIFLWLDKMSLAEVSRVSVYGIEGEGGKE, via the coding sequence ATGAAGTTAGACTGGAAGTTTTACCTGGGGCTAATTATCGGTTTCACCTTCCTTTTTTTCTCGCTCAGGGGATTCGACTATGTCGAGTTCTACGATCAGCTGAAGAGGGTCAACTGGTTTTTTATCATTTTATCCGTTTTTATATATTACCTTACTTACGTCTCGAGGGTCTTGAGGTGGCGCTATCTCACCCTGCCGATAAAAGAGATGAGTTTTCGCAATCTGTTTTCCGGAATTGCGATAGGATTCGGCGCAAACAATATGCTTCCCATGCGTCTCGGGGAGCTGATCAGGGCCTATGCGCTGGGCAAGATCGAGAAGGTTAGGGCGGGATCGGTGCTTGCCACGGTGGTGATAGAGAGGGTCTTTGACGGAATGGCGGTCATCGCCCTTCTTGTGGTGATTTTTTTCGGCGCAGACTCCTCCGAGCGGTTCGGCGAGAACAGGGAGATATTGAGGACTGCTGGTTATTCGAGCCTCGCATTTCTGGTATTCATGGTAGGTTTTCTCGTCCTCTTGGAGAGGAAGACGGATAGGATGGGGAGGCTTGCGGGGATATTTTTCAGGCCGCTTTCGAGGAAGCTGCAGGAGAGGATGGAGAGGTTTGTGAAGTCCTTCGCCGCGGGGCTCGACGTCCTGTATCGGGGCGGGGCGCTTTTGATGATCGTCTTCTATACGATTTTGACCTGGCTTCTTATCACCTTTTTCTATTACACTATTATCCTCTCCTTTCCGGTCGAAGTGGAGTTTGCCTTCAGCGCGGCGATTGCGGTGGTCGTCTTTATCGCCTTCGCCTCCGTGATCCCGGCCCCGCCCGGCTATGTGGGGACGTTCGAGGTGGGGGGAATATCGGCGCTTATGATCTACGGGCTTGCGAAGTCGGATGCGGCGGGGGTGGTCCTGGTCATGCATGCGCTCAACATCTTTCCGGCGATTATCATGGGGCTGATATTTTTATGGCTTGACAAGATGAGCCTCGCCGAGGTGAGCAGGGTGAGCGTCTATGGGATAGAGGGGGAGGGGGGAAAAGAATGA
- a CDS encoding pyruvate synthase subunit beta, whose protein sequence is MSVDKAGVKGTKNGPIVSPLFTPGHLACPGCGGTLALNRVLNVLGKRTVIALPACCFSIITGAFPHMPLNVNLVHTAFETAAALATGLKAGFEMTGRGDVTVMAWAGDGGTFDIGLQALSGAAERNEDIFFFCYDNEAYMNTGNQRSGATPLGSWTTTTPTGETMDKKDIMGIIAAHHIPYAATASIAHLDDLDAKVKKGEEIKGTKFIHILSACPTGWRMPSDMTIKAARLAVKSRVFPLMEIFNGERRVLNYRPEELTHVRDYLGLQGRFSHLTDGEIEEIQRRVDERWKKLVASVDEVRPADDGIEYI, encoded by the coding sequence ATGAGCGTTGACAAGGCTGGCGTCAAGGGAACGAAAAACGGCCCGATCGTCTCGCCCCTCTTCACGCCGGGGCACCTGGCGTGCCCGGGGTGCGGGGGGACCCTCGCCCTAAACCGGGTCTTAAACGTCCTCGGAAAGAGAACCGTAATTGCCCTTCCCGCCTGCTGCTTCTCCATCATCACCGGCGCCTTTCCCCACATGCCGCTCAACGTCAATCTCGTCCACACCGCCTTCGAGACGGCGGCGGCATTGGCCACCGGATTAAAAGCGGGCTTCGAGATGACCGGGAGGGGGGATGTCACCGTGATGGCCTGGGCGGGAGACGGCGGGACGTTTGACATCGGGCTTCAGGCGCTCTCCGGCGCTGCGGAGAGAAACGAGGACATCTTCTTCTTCTGCTACGACAACGAGGCCTACATGAACACCGGAAACCAGAGGAGCGGCGCCACACCCCTCGGCTCATGGACGACCACCACCCCGACCGGGGAGACAATGGACAAGAAGGACATAATGGGGATCATCGCCGCCCACCACATCCCCTACGCCGCCACCGCCTCCATCGCCCATCTCGACGACCTCGACGCAAAGGTGAAAAAGGGAGAGGAGATCAAGGGCACTAAGTTCATCCACATCCTCTCCGCCTGCCCCACCGGCTGGCGGATGCCCTCCGACATGACGATAAAGGCGGCGAGGCTCGCGGTGAAATCGAGGGTGTTTCCATTGATGGAGATCTTCAACGGCGAGAGGAGGGTGCTGAACTACAGGCCGGAAGAACTGACTCATGTCAGGGATTATCTCGGCCTCCAAGGGCGCTTCTCCCACCTGACCGATGGTGAGATCGAGGAGATCCAGCGGCGCGTGGACGAGAGGTGGAAAAAGCTGGTCGCTTCAGTCGACGAAGTCCGCCCGGCGGACGACGGGATCGAGTACATATAA
- the porA gene encoding pyruvate ferredoxin oxidoreductase yields the protein MKMLMEGNHAVSWGVMLSRVQVLPVYPITPQTHISEALADFVAEGRLDARYIKVESEHSAMAACIGASTANARAFTATSSQGLALMHEMLHWAAGARLPIVMANVNRAIGSPWNIWNDQSDSMSQRDTGWLQFYAEDNQECLDSIILAYMVSEAVLVPSMVVLDAFILSHTQEAVEIPEAGDVDAILPTLANPNAIDIDVPRAYSPVVAPDNFTEVKYKQYRASEDAIKTIEEAGAKFKDAFGRDYPLVSPYMMDDAKAVLVAAGAVTGTVRKAVDALRREGKKAGMLKIRTFRPFPRDRVREVLQGVPNVGVLDKSVFPGAGGPIAQEVRASLYYSGKSNGGTPRVTGFVGGLGGRDITVSDVAHAFETIMKGKGTDDPIFLGLKK from the coding sequence ATGAAGATGCTGATGGAGGGAAACCACGCCGTATCGTGGGGGGTGATGCTCTCCCGCGTCCAGGTGCTCCCCGTCTATCCGATAACCCCGCAGACCCACATCTCCGAGGCGCTGGCCGACTTCGTCGCCGAGGGGAGGCTTGACGCCCGATACATCAAGGTGGAGAGCGAGCACTCCGCCATGGCCGCCTGCATAGGCGCCTCCACAGCAAACGCCCGGGCGTTCACCGCCACCTCCTCCCAGGGGCTGGCGCTGATGCACGAGATGCTTCACTGGGCGGCAGGCGCAAGGCTTCCCATTGTCATGGCCAATGTGAACCGGGCCATCGGCTCCCCCTGGAACATCTGGAACGACCAGTCAGACTCGATGTCCCAGCGGGACACCGGCTGGCTCCAGTTCTACGCGGAAGACAATCAGGAGTGCCTCGACTCGATCATCCTTGCCTACATGGTGTCCGAGGCCGTCCTCGTCCCGTCGATGGTGGTGCTGGACGCCTTCATCCTCTCCCACACCCAGGAGGCTGTGGAGATACCGGAGGCCGGGGATGTCGACGCGATCCTCCCAACGCTTGCCAACCCCAACGCAATCGACATCGACGTCCCCAGGGCCTACTCGCCGGTGGTCGCCCCGGATAATTTCACCGAGGTGAAATACAAGCAGTACCGGGCGTCGGAGGATGCGATAAAGACAATCGAGGAGGCGGGGGCGAAGTTCAAGGACGCCTTCGGGAGGGACTACCCCCTCGTCTCCCCTTACATGATGGACGACGCCAAGGCAGTCTTAGTCGCGGCCGGTGCGGTCACAGGAACCGTCAGAAAAGCCGTGGACGCCTTGAGGAGAGAGGGCAAGAAGGCAGGTATGCTGAAGATCAGGACGTTTCGCCCATTTCCAAGAGACCGCGTAAGGGAGGTACTGCAGGGCGTCCCGAACGTGGGGGTGCTCGACAAATCGGTCTTTCCCGGTGCCGGGGGGCCGATTGCCCAGGAGGTGAGGGCATCCCTGTATTACTCAGGCAAATCCAACGGCGGTACGCCCAGGGTGACCGGCTTTGTGGGGGGGCTTGGCGGCAGGGACATCACTGTCTCGGACGTAGCCCACGCTTTCGAGACAATCATGAAGGGCAAAGGGACGGACGACCCTATATTTCTCGGCCTCAAAAAGTAG
- a CDS encoding bifunctional riboflavin kinase/FAD synthetase: MIVIDWEEGYKSPFKNTVLTIGNFDGVHLGHQAIFRDVVKRAGEISGTPAVMTFNPHPQKIFRGVEPPIITRFDEKLRLIEPLGIEVVFVAGRTRDFYRMRAEEFIEDVLVEGLSVAHVVVGNDFTLGRDREGGIELLREMGGSLGFGVDVQDEVKIGGVLVKSTVIRDLIAKGDVYGASILLGREFGIRGRVSTGASRGGSLLGFPTANVVFEGNLIPANGVYVVHAVVSGKRYGGVCNLGENPTFGDVKFAFEVHILDFEGDIYGEEIEVSFVTRIRDEVKFKEVSELVARIEKDVEFARGVLDGL, encoded by the coding sequence TTGATAGTTATAGATTGGGAAGAGGGATATAAATCCCCGTTCAAGAATACGGTTCTTACGATAGGAAATTTCGACGGCGTCCACCTCGGCCATCAGGCGATATTCAGAGACGTGGTCAAGAGGGCGGGCGAGATTTCAGGAACTCCGGCTGTGATGACGTTCAATCCCCATCCGCAGAAGATCTTTCGCGGCGTGGAGCCGCCGATAATCACCCGGTTCGATGAGAAGCTGAGGCTCATCGAGCCTTTAGGGATCGAGGTTGTGTTTGTTGCGGGAAGGACGAGGGATTTTTACCGGATGAGGGCCGAGGAGTTCATAGAGGACGTTTTGGTTGAGGGGCTCTCGGTGGCCCACGTTGTTGTGGGAAACGACTTCACCCTGGGCAGAGACAGGGAGGGGGGGATCGAGCTTTTGCGGGAGATGGGCGGCAGTCTCGGGTTCGGCGTGGATGTCCAGGACGAAGTGAAGATCGGCGGGGTGCTCGTCAAGAGCACGGTAATCAGGGACCTTATTGCGAAGGGAGATGTCTACGGGGCGTCGATCTTGCTGGGGAGGGAGTTCGGGATAAGGGGAAGGGTTTCAACGGGGGCCAGCAGGGGGGGTAGCCTGTTGGGATTTCCGACCGCGAATGTCGTCTTCGAGGGGAATCTGATCCCGGCCAACGGCGTTTATGTCGTTCACGCGGTTGTTTCGGGGAAGAGGTACGGGGGGGTATGCAATTTGGGGGAGAACCCGACTTTTGGGGACGTCAAGTTCGCCTTCGAGGTGCACATCCTGGATTTTGAGGGAGACATCTACGGCGAGGAGATAGAGGTCTCCTTCGTCACGAGAATAAGGGACGAGGTGAAGTTCAAGGAGGTCTCGGAGCTGGTGGCGAGGATAGAGAAAGACGTTGAATTCGCAAGGGGAGTTTTGGACGGATTATGA
- a CDS encoding FAD-dependent oxidoreductase: MADKRPDKIKINIPSIADFPEVPSSWGGMLWNETGSWRFAAPLFSERPSPCSTACPLRNNIPQIMHLVKEKDAKGAWELLAWEDPLPAILGRVCPAFCTMECNRGRYDDPVGIREVERRLGDDFLNAPSPVQKRDKTDKGVGIIGSGPAGLSAAYFLALLGHNVTIFEREKVPGGIPRLSIPDYRLPKSVVEKTAAAIIKMGVELRLGVEAGAEIKKNFDALFVSPGAAVSMALGIEGENLPGVRSGTELLKGVKAGSVKEVSRKIAVIGGGNTALDAARTILRLGGEPVIIYRRTTGEMPAFADEIKEAVEENIPMEFLKAPVKVSTLNGGRLSVTLIDMELVEPDESGRKRPVPVKGTERTIEIDGLVTALGEKIEPSFMGEIGGDKIVFIGGDAAGGDRTVAHAAASGKRGAVEIDARLLGKKVDLSADRPVSFKAYFNGIENPEAEAEPVSFEEINTDYFPKSERRRPKGLTPEVRTKDFSEIGTTLAPADAAYEASRCFVCGTCIDCKTCESFCPDFTVRAVKAAGALGFGVEIDYTYCKGCGICVRECPRGMFIMVDEETIERLGR; the protein is encoded by the coding sequence ATGGCAGATAAAAGACCGGACAAAATTAAAATAAATATTCCCTCGATAGCCGACTTCCCTGAGGTGCCGTCATCCTGGGGGGGAATGCTCTGGAACGAAACCGGAAGCTGGCGGTTTGCGGCGCCCCTGTTTTCGGAGCGCCCGTCCCCCTGCAGCACGGCCTGCCCCCTGAGGAACAATATCCCCCAAATCATGCACCTCGTCAAGGAAAAGGATGCGAAGGGGGCGTGGGAGCTTCTCGCCTGGGAAGACCCCCTCCCCGCTATATTGGGGAGGGTCTGCCCCGCCTTCTGCACAATGGAGTGCAACAGGGGCCGGTACGACGATCCGGTCGGGATAAGGGAGGTCGAGCGAAGGCTGGGGGACGACTTTTTAAATGCACCCTCCCCGGTGCAGAAGAGGGACAAAACGGACAAGGGAGTAGGGATCATCGGGAGCGGCCCAGCAGGGCTTTCCGCCGCATATTTCCTTGCCCTCCTCGGCCATAACGTCACGATATTCGAGAGGGAGAAGGTTCCGGGGGGGATACCCCGCCTCTCCATCCCGGATTACAGGCTCCCGAAGAGCGTCGTTGAGAAGACTGCCGCGGCGATCATAAAGATGGGAGTCGAGCTTCGCCTCGGTGTTGAGGCGGGGGCCGAGATAAAGAAAAACTTCGACGCCCTCTTCGTCTCGCCGGGGGCGGCCGTTTCGATGGCCTTAGGAATTGAGGGGGAAAATCTCCCCGGCGTCCGGTCCGGCACCGAGCTGTTGAAGGGAGTCAAAGCTGGAAGCGTTAAAGAGGTCAGTAGAAAGATCGCAGTCATCGGCGGCGGGAACACCGCGCTCGATGCCGCGAGGACGATCCTTCGCCTCGGCGGTGAGCCGGTGATAATCTACAGAAGGACAACCGGCGAGATGCCCGCCTTCGCCGACGAGATAAAAGAGGCGGTCGAGGAAAATATCCCGATGGAGTTTCTCAAGGCGCCGGTAAAGGTTTCGACTCTTAACGGTGGAAGGCTCTCGGTTACCCTGATCGATATGGAGCTGGTAGAGCCGGACGAGTCGGGGAGGAAAAGGCCGGTACCGGTAAAAGGCACAGAGCGGACTATCGAGATCGACGGCCTGGTGACCGCATTGGGGGAAAAAATCGAGCCCTCCTTCATGGGAGAGATCGGGGGCGACAAAATAGTCTTTATCGGCGGGGACGCCGCCGGGGGCGACAGGACGGTCGCCCACGCCGCCGCCTCCGGAAAGAGGGGGGCGGTTGAGATAGACGCAAGGCTTCTGGGTAAAAAGGTTGACCTCTCCGCAGACCGGCCGGTGAGCTTTAAGGCCTATTTCAACGGGATTGAAAATCCCGAGGCCGAGGCGGAGCCGGTCTCGTTCGAGGAGATCAACACCGACTATTTCCCCAAGTCCGAGAGGAGACGCCCGAAGGGCCTGACGCCGGAGGTAAGGACCAAAGATTTTTCGGAGATAGGGACGACGCTCGCGCCCGCGGACGCGGCTTATGAGGCGTCCCGCTGCTTCGTCTGCGGGACGTGCATCGACTGCAAGACGTGCGAGTCGTTCTGCCCCGACTTCACCGTAAGGGCGGTGAAGGCTGCCGGAGCTCTCGGCTTCGGCGTCGAGATAGACTACACCTACTGCAAGGGATGCGGCATCTGCGTCAGGGAGTGCCCCAGGGGGATGTTCATCATGGTCGACGAGGAGACGATCGAGCGGCTGGGCCGATAG
- a CDS encoding M20/M25/M40 family metallo-hydrolase yields the protein MDEAVKLLSQYIGINTTNPPGNEIDGAKFFADIFDKEGIEYKIYEPAQGRGSIRAVIPGSGQKDPLILMHHIDVVAADKTEWSFDPFSGEVVDGYILGRGALDTKGLGIMELIAFLKVKRNGITPNRDLIFLAEADEEAAGSEGMAYLLEKHPDDFKAGLVINEGGFAIEGLLPENPLFLVATAEKGVCWLELTASGSPGHASTPHSNNALEKLNRALTRLLNTEIPFEVKPNVAKYFDGLAHGWPFLKPYLDDPRPEVLIETMKGVGLLDNPVFAAQLKNTVCLTVMASGDKTNIIPSSAKAHLDCRILPGVELNDFVDTIRERMGGDAEIEIKFLDTSTANISPDDTEEYRTIEGVIKKHWPDAVVTPYMLTGGSDSRFFRDRGVNCYGILPGLFRLEDVDTIHGIDEKISVDNLLKGTEVVTDIVKVLCT from the coding sequence ATGGACGAGGCCGTAAAGCTCCTTTCGCAATATATCGGGATAAACACCACCAACCCCCCCGGAAACGAAATCGATGGGGCGAAATTCTTCGCCGACATCTTCGACAAAGAGGGGATAGAATACAAAATATACGAGCCGGCTCAGGGCAGGGGTTCGATAAGGGCGGTCATCCCCGGAAGCGGCCAAAAGGATCCGCTGATCCTGATGCACCATATCGATGTCGTGGCGGCGGATAAAACAGAATGGAGCTTCGACCCGTTCTCCGGCGAGGTGGTGGACGGCTACATCCTGGGCCGGGGGGCGCTCGACACCAAGGGCCTCGGGATAATGGAGCTTATCGCCTTTCTTAAGGTAAAGCGAAACGGCATCACCCCCAACCGCGACCTGATCTTTCTGGCGGAGGCGGACGAAGAGGCGGCCGGAAGCGAGGGGATGGCCTACCTCCTCGAAAAACACCCGGACGACTTCAAAGCGGGGCTGGTCATAAACGAGGGGGGATTCGCGATAGAGGGCCTCCTCCCCGAAAACCCCCTCTTCCTTGTCGCCACCGCCGAAAAGGGGGTCTGCTGGCTGGAGCTTACCGCAAGCGGCTCCCCGGGCCACGCCTCCACGCCCCACAGCAACAACGCCCTCGAAAAGCTCAACCGCGCCCTGACAAGACTCCTCAATACGGAGATCCCCTTCGAGGTCAAGCCGAACGTGGCGAAATACTTCGATGGGCTTGCCCACGGCTGGCCCTTCCTCAAGCCGTACTTGGACGACCCCAGGCCCGAGGTGCTGATAGAGACCATGAAGGGCGTGGGGCTGTTGGATAATCCGGTCTTCGCGGCCCAGCTCAAAAACACCGTCTGCCTCACCGTTATGGCCTCCGGCGACAAGACAAACATCATCCCGTCGAGCGCCAAGGCCCACCTCGACTGCAGGATCCTCCCCGGCGTCGAGCTGAACGACTTCGTCGATACGATAAGGGAGCGCATGGGCGGCGACGCCGAGATCGAAATCAAGTTTTTGGACACGAGCACGGCCAACATCTCCCCCGACGACACCGAGGAGTACCGGACGATCGAGGGGGTCATAAAAAAACACTGGCCGGACGCCGTCGTCACCCCATACATGCTGACCGGCGGGAGCGACTCCCGCTTCTTCAGGGACAGGGGCGTCAATTGCTACGGGATCCTGCCGGGGCTCTTTCGCCTCGAAGACGTGGACACAATACACGGCATAGACGAGAAGATCTCGGTCGATAACCTCCTCAAGGGGACGGAGGTGGTAACCGATATAGTAAAGGTGCTCTGTACTTAA